From the genome of Oscillospiraceae bacterium, one region includes:
- a CDS encoding 50S ribosomal protein L1 → MKRGKKYQDSVKLIDKSKLYDPAEALDIAVKAAHAKFDETVEVHVKLGVDSRHADQQVRGAIVLPHGTGKTVKVLVFAKGDKAKEAEAAGADFVGAEELIPKIQNDNWFDFDVVVATPDMMGVVGRLGKVLGPKGLMPNPKAGTVTMDVTKAIAEIKAGKIEYRLDKTNIIHCPIGKVSFGGEKLAENFYALLGAIVKAKPAAAKGQYIKSCVVASTMGPGIKINQSKVTE, encoded by the coding sequence TTGAAAAGAGGAAAGAAATATCAAGACAGTGTTAAGCTTATAGATAAGTCAAAGCTCTACGATCCCGCAGAGGCTCTTGACATAGCTGTTAAAGCTGCACATGCTAAATTTGATGAAACTGTTGAAGTTCATGTTAAATTGGGTGTTGACTCCCGTCACGCAGACCAGCAGGTTAGAGGTGCTATCGTACTTCCTCACGGAACAGGTAAAACTGTTAAAGTTCTTGTTTTCGCTAAGGGCGACAAGGCTAAGGAAGCAGAGGCAGCAGGTGCTGATTTCGTAGGCGCAGAGGAGCTTATCCCGAAGATCCAGAACGACAACTGGTTTGATTTTGACGTTGTAGTTGCAACTCCCGATATGATGGGCGTTGTAGGTCGTTTGGGTAAGGTGCTCGGTCCTAAGGGACTTATGCCTAACCCCAAAGCAGGTACTGTTACTATGGATGTTACCAAGGCTATTGCAGAAATCAAAGCAGGTAAAATCGAGTACAGACTTGACAAAACAAATATCATTCACTGCCCTATCGGAAAAGTATCTTTCGGCGGCGAAAAGCTTGCTGAAAACTTTTATGCATTACTTGGCGCTATTGTTAAGGCTAAGCCTGCAGCAGCAAAAGGTCAGTATATTAAGAGCTGTGTTGTTGCTTCAACAATGGGCCCTGGCATAAAAATCAATCAGTCTAAAGTAACTGAGTAA
- the dprA gene encoding DNA-protecting protein DprA — MIKAEKTLHYIWLTLCGGVGTARTSKVFGHFKNDATAVYKAKLSNYLDVDGLSEKDAQLFCNKDLSEAKRIAELCRNKGIDIIAFEDERYPQRLKTIKPLCPVLYVKGVIPKGIDGFSIAVVGTRRPTEYGFFCAKYIAQELADNGIIVVSGMAEGIDGAAQRQVLDNQGQTVAVLGSSADYPYPYINRDIYNRISKSGAIISEYPPITKPFRQNFPVRNRIISGLCAGTVVIEAGERSGALITAHWALEQGKDIFAVPGEITSAQSAGTNLLIKDGAIMVTKAQDIIDYYDGIYSINKKEIKKEKTSELEVSSEAQRVLSFLSKTPIHISELSERSQISIAELSVSIIELEIADKIICQAGGFIRLGYDEFTK, encoded by the coding sequence ATGATAAAAGCCGAAAAGACACTTCATTATATATGGCTTACTCTTTGCGGCGGTGTCGGAACGGCTCGCACCTCGAAGGTTTTCGGGCATTTTAAAAACGATGCTACCGCTGTCTACAAGGCAAAGCTCAGCAACTATCTTGATGTTGACGGATTGTCGGAAAAAGATGCTCAGCTCTTTTGCAATAAGGACTTGAGTGAGGCAAAAAGAATTGCAGAGCTGTGCAGGAATAAAGGAATTGACATAATAGCCTTTGAGGATGAAAGATATCCTCAAAGGCTAAAAACAATTAAGCCCCTTTGTCCTGTTCTATATGTAAAAGGCGTTATACCTAAAGGCATTGACGGATTTTCAATAGCTGTGGTAGGAACAAGACGTCCTACCGAATACGGCTTTTTCTGTGCTAAATATATCGCACAGGAGCTTGCCGATAATGGAATTATTGTAGTCAGCGGAATGGCAGAGGGTATTGACGGAGCAGCGCAAAGACAGGTGCTTGACAATCAAGGTCAAACGGTGGCAGTGCTTGGCTCATCGGCAGACTATCCCTATCCTTATATAAATAGAGATATCTATAACAGGATTTCAAAAAGCGGAGCAATTATAAGTGAGTATCCGCCTATTACAAAGCCTTTTCGTCAGAATTTTCCTGTAAGAAACCGTATCATTTCGGGTCTTTGTGCAGGAACGGTTGTTATAGAGGCGGGAGAAAGAAGCGGAGCTCTCATAACTGCCCATTGGGCACTTGAACAGGGTAAGGATATTTTTGCAGTGCCCGGAGAAATAACAAGCGCTCAAAGTGCGGGAACTAACCTGCTTATTAAAGACGGCGCAATTATGGTAACAAAAGCGCAGGATATAATTGATTATTATGACGGTATTTATTCAATAAATAAAAAGGAGATTAAAAAAGAAAAAACTTCTGAGCTTGAAGTCAGTTCCGAGGCTCAAAGAGTTTTAAGCTTTCTCTCTAAAACTCCAATTCATATTTCCGAACTGTCGGAACGTTCTCAAATAAGCATAGCTGAGCTGTCAGTTTCTATAATTGAGCTTGAAATTGCAGACAAGATTATTTGTCAGGCAGGCGGATTTATAAGACTTGGGTATGATGAATTCACTAAGTGA
- a CDS encoding 2-C-methyl-D-erythritol 2,4-cyclodiphosphate synthase yields the protein MFRIGNGYDVHKLVEGRKLIIGGVDIPYEKGLLGHSDADVLVHAVMDALLGALCLGDIGKLFPDSDEKYKGADSLLLLKHVASLIKEKGFFIENIDSIVVAQAPKMAPHIVQMRENIAKTLEISINQVNVKATTEEKMGFTGEGLGISSYAVAMLKSK from the coding sequence ATGTTCAGAATAGGAAACGGCTACGATGTTCATAAACTTGTAGAGGGCAGAAAGCTTATAATAGGCGGGGTTGATATTCCCTATGAAAAAGGTCTTTTGGGCCATTCTGACGCCGATGTTTTAGTACACGCTGTTATGGATGCTCTTTTGGGAGCTTTATGCTTAGGCGATATAGGAAAGCTTTTTCCAGACAGCGACGAAAAATACAAAGGGGCAGACAGCCTTTTGCTTTTGAAGCACGTTGCTTCTCTTATTAAGGAAAAAGGCTTTTTTATTGAGAATATAGATTCTATTGTTGTTGCTCAGGCTCCGAAAATGGCGCCTCATATTGTTCAAATGCGAGAAAACATTGCAAAGACTTTAGAAATTTCAATAAATCAAGTAAATGTAAAGGCTACAACCGAAGAAAAAATGGGCTTTACAGGTGAGGGCTTGGGAATAAGCTCATATGCAGTTGCTATGCTTAAAAGCAAATAA
- a CDS encoding 50S ribosomal protein L7/L12, with the protein MASDKILALIEEVKALTVLELSELVSALEEEFGVTAAVAAAGAAPAAGGAAPAAAEQTEFNVELVEAGASKINVIKVVRELTGLGLKEAKELVDGAPKTVKEGVSKEDAEAMKAKLEEAGAKVELK; encoded by the coding sequence ATGGCATCAGATAAGATTTTAGCACTTATAGAAGAAGTTAAGGCTCTTACAGTATTAGAGCTCAGCGAGCTCGTATCAGCTCTTGAAGAAGAATTTGGCGTAACTGCAGCAGTTGCAGCAGCAGGTGCAGCTCCCGCAGCAGGCGGCGCAGCTCCCGCAGCAGCAGAGCAGACAGAATTCAACGTTGAACTCGTTGAAGCTGGCGCTTCCAAAATCAACGTTATCAAGGTTGTTCGTGAGCTTACAGGTCTTGGCCTTAAGGAAGCAAAAGAGCTTGTTGACGGCGCTCCCAAGACAGTTAAAGAAGGCGTAAGCAAGGAAGATGCTGAAGCTATGAAAGCTAAGCTTGAAGAAGCTGGCGCAAAGGTTGAACTTAAGTAA
- the rpiB gene encoding ribose 5-phosphate isomerase B — translation MIAIGSDHGGYELKQAIKKHLDERKIEYKDYGTYSTDSCNYADFGEAVANAVAGGECEKGILVCGTGIGISIAANKVNGIRAACCSDTFSARMTRLHNDANIISMGGRVVGPGLACDMVDLFLDTEFEGGRHAERIACFTKIENKQK, via the coding sequence ATGATAGCTATCGGTTCAGACCACGGCGGCTATGAGCTTAAACAAGCAATTAAAAAACATCTTGACGAAAGAAAAATTGAATATAAGGATTACGGAACCTATTCCACCGACTCTTGTAATTATGCCGATTTCGGTGAAGCTGTTGCAAATGCTGTTGCGGGCGGAGAATGTGAAAAAGGTATTCTTGTATGCGGAACAGGTATAGGAATTTCCATAGCCGCAAACAAGGTTAACGGAATAAGAGCAGCTTGCTGTTCAGATACCTTCTCAGCACGTATGACAAGACTTCATAATGACGCAAACATTATTTCTATGGGCGGTCGTGTAGTAGGCCCCGGACTTGCTTGCGATATGGTTGACTTGTTCTTAGATACTGAATTTGAAGGCGGAAGACACGCTGAAAGAATAGCTTGCTTTACCAAAATAGAAAATAAGCAAAAATAA
- a CDS encoding CarD family transcriptional regulator, with protein sequence MFKVGDKVLCPMHGAGYIESITRKETEGGEIDVYFVRLLGGLKLTIPETIADSSHMREIIEKETALSVIEGFEALETDFDDNWSKRYKENIERIKSGDAHEVSRVYKYLCLRNVTKGLSAGERKMYQTARQILLSELSMALDTDKSEIEKRLSDMLRRN encoded by the coding sequence ATGTTTAAAGTTGGAGATAAGGTTTTATGTCCTATGCACGGTGCAGGCTATATAGAGAGCATAACCCGTAAGGAAACGGAAGGCGGAGAGATAGATGTTTATTTTGTTCGTCTTTTAGGTGGGCTTAAGCTTACTATTCCCGAAACAATAGCAGATTCTTCTCATATGAGAGAGATTATAGAGAAGGAGACAGCTCTTTCTGTTATTGAGGGCTTTGAAGCCTTGGAGACCGACTTTGATGATAACTGGTCCAAGCGTTATAAAGAAAACATTGAGCGCATTAAAAGCGGAGATGCGCATGAGGTGTCAAGAGTTTATAAATATCTTTGTCTTCGCAACGTGACAAAGGGGCTGTCTGCAGGGGAAAGAAAAATGTATCAGACAGCGCGTCAAATTTTACTTAGCGAGCTTTCAATGGCGTTGGACACCGACAAAAGTGAAATTGAGAAGCGTCTGTCCGATATGCTTCGCAGAAATTGA
- the nusG gene encoding transcription termination/antitermination factor NusG, with translation MSEEAKWYVVHTYSGYENKVKANLEKIVEIRKIENLICDVRVPTEIVEEIKENNERKEVERKIFPGYVLVKMVMNDDTWYIVRNIRGVTSFVGPESVPVPLTEAEVYELGVEKKVIEVSYNVGDNVKVVDGPLDGFIGVVEEIDIIKEKVRVTVSMFGRETPVELDLNQVLAID, from the coding sequence ATGTCAGAAGAAGCAAAATGGTATGTTGTCCACACTTATTCGGGATATGAAAACAAGGTAAAGGCAAATCTCGAAAAAATAGTGGAGATACGTAAAATCGAAAACCTTATATGCGATGTTCGTGTTCCTACCGAAATCGTTGAAGAAATAAAGGAGAACAACGAGCGCAAAGAGGTTGAACGTAAAATTTTCCCCGGCTATGTTTTAGTAAAAATGGTTATGAATGACGATACCTGGTATATAGTTCGTAACATCAGAGGCGTAACCTCTTTTGTAGGTCCTGAGTCTGTGCCTGTTCCTCTTACTGAGGCTGAGGTATATGAACTGGGCGTAGAGAAGAAGGTAATAGAAGTAAGCTATAACGTAGGCGACAATGTCAAGGTTGTTGACGGTCCGTTGGACGGCTTTATCGGCGTTGTTGAGGAAATAGATATCATTAAGGAAAAGGTAAGGGTGACCGTTTCCATGTTCGGCAGAGAAACACCCGTTGAGCTTGATTTAAATCAGGTTTTGGCTATAGATTAA
- the ispD gene encoding 2-C-methyl-D-erythritol 4-phosphate cytidylyltransferase: MNRYTVAVIAAAGSGSRMGMDKNKLFLEFVGKPVLLHTLQQFQDAENIDRIIISTRPEFIDEIKKQVHNNKITKVSDIIAGGSTRQQSVRAAVELCKDADFIAIHDGARPFADGTLVDRICEAAYEYNAAAPGTKVKDTVKKVDENGFICATVNRNELVNIQTPQIFSYKLYCQAIDNAEKNKADYTDDCQLIESLGVKIKIVEGDYLNIKITTPEDILFAQQIFSSRCDKCSE, from the coding sequence TTGAATAGATATACTGTTGCTGTTATTGCGGCTGCGGGAAGCGGCTCCCGAATGGGAATGGATAAAAACAAACTTTTTCTTGAATTTGTAGGAAAGCCTGTTCTTTTGCATACTCTGCAGCAATTTCAAGATGCTGAAAATATTGACAGAATTATTATTTCTACACGCCCTGAGTTTATTGATGAAATTAAAAAACAGGTGCATAACAATAAAATAACAAAGGTTTCAGACATAATTGCCGGCGGCAGCACCCGTCAGCAATCAGTTCGTGCGGCTGTTGAGCTTTGTAAGGATGCAGATTTTATTGCAATACACGACGGCGCCCGTCCCTTTGCAGACGGCACTCTTGTTGACAGAATTTGCGAGGCGGCGTATGAGTACAATGCAGCGGCGCCCGGAACAAAGGTTAAGGATACTGTTAAAAAGGTTGACGAAAATGGCTTTATTTGTGCTACTGTTAACCGTAATGAGCTTGTAAATATTCAGACTCCTCAGATTTTCAGCTATAAGCTTTATTGTCAGGCAATAGACAATGCCGAAAAAAACAAGGCTGACTATACCGATGACTGTCAATTGATTGAAAGCTTAGGCGTGAAAATTAAAATTGTTGAAGGCGATTATCTCAACATTAAAATAACTACTCCCGAGGATATTCTCTTTGCACAACAGATTTTTTCAAGCAGGTGTGATAAATGTTCAGAATAG
- a CDS encoding D-alanyl-D-alanine carboxypeptidase, translating into MKLRIFTFIITAIFLFSSFCVFAEETNQPEINAQSAIALHMGTGISAFEKNADEKVFVGCAAKIMTAILAIEKDPDMTQKVEVSEEALKGITSISSAKIKEGEILTVEDLLYCLMVATSNEAAAILAEFVSGTEEEFVKLMNEKAKEIGAQSTTFTNPQGTYSASALTTARDVAKIVGYAYSLDGFMDIADATVYKIDKTNKNEARRIYSNNQLINNVSDYYSSIAKGVKTSATAEGGASLATIGEKKIGNALERVIVVVMGCQKTQENSALNNTFVDCKTLLNWFYNNHKVVTLVKKNEPVTEIKVELSDTKDFALLAISENFSSLVPKNYSSDKLEITFDIPESIMAPVQKGQVVGKAYLKYDGYEYGSVDLISQSDISRSAMLYYSYQLNLFFKNIWVRVISIIIGILFVLYIIYTILYNKSRRKRKRVKRRIKF; encoded by the coding sequence GTGAAGCTGAGAATTTTTACGTTTATAATTACAGCTATATTTCTTTTCAGCTCTTTTTGCGTTTTTGCAGAGGAAACAAATCAGCCTGAAATAAATGCGCAATCTGCTATTGCTTTGCATATGGGTACGGGCATAAGCGCTTTTGAAAAAAATGCTGACGAAAAGGTATTTGTTGGCTGTGCGGCAAAAATAATGACGGCAATTCTTGCCATTGAGAAAGACCCTGATATGACACAAAAGGTAGAGGTTTCGGAAGAGGCGCTTAAAGGAATAACCTCTATAAGCTCGGCAAAGATTAAAGAGGGCGAAATTCTGACGGTTGAGGATTTGCTGTATTGTCTTATGGTGGCAACCTCCAATGAAGCGGCGGCAATCCTTGCGGAGTTTGTATCGGGCACAGAGGAAGAATTTGTCAAGCTTATGAATGAAAAGGCTAAGGAGATAGGAGCGCAGAGCACAACCTTTACAAATCCTCAGGGCACTTATTCTGCTTCGGCGCTTACCACTGCCAGAGATGTTGCGAAAATAGTCGGATATGCGTATTCCTTAGACGGCTTTATGGATATTGCAGATGCCACTGTATATAAAATTGATAAAACCAATAAAAACGAAGCAAGAAGAATTTATTCCAACAATCAACTTATAAATAATGTTTCCGATTATTATTCTTCTATTGCAAAGGGTGTTAAAACCTCTGCTACGGCGGAAGGCGGAGCAAGTCTTGCTACAATAGGAGAGAAAAAAATAGGGAACGCTTTAGAAAGAGTTATAGTAGTTGTTATGGGCTGTCAGAAAACTCAGGAAAACTCTGCTCTTAACAATACCTTTGTAGATTGCAAAACCTTGCTCAACTGGTTTTATAACAATCATAAGGTTGTAACCTTAGTTAAAAAGAATGAGCCTGTTACCGAGATAAAGGTTGAGCTGTCTGACACAAAGGATTTTGCTCTTTTGGCTATCAGCGAAAATTTCAGCTCTCTTGTACCTAAAAACTATTCAAGTGACAAGCTTGAGATAACCTTTGACATTCCCGAAAGCATTATGGCACCTGTTCAAAAGGGTCAGGTAGTGGGAAAAGCGTATCTTAAATATGACGGGTATGAATACGGAAGCGTAGATTTAATATCACAGTCGGATATTTCAAGAAGCGCTATGCTATACTATTCTTATCAGCTCAATTTGTTTTTCAAAAACATATGGGTAAGGGTTATATCTATAATTATAGGAATACTTTTTGTTCTATACATTATTTATACCATTCTTTATAACAAATCAAGGCGTAAGCGCAAGCGTGTAAAACGCAGAATTAAATTTTAA
- the secE gene encoding preprotein translocase subunit SecE has product MSTETTKKSFFSKIKNYLKESKSEFKKIVWPAKKQIINNSIVVIIGILVCGLLVSAIDFIFTKGIGFIIGLF; this is encoded by the coding sequence ATGTCTACAGAAACAACAAAAAAGTCCTTTTTTAGCAAAATCAAGAATTATCTTAAAGAAAGCAAGAGTGAATTCAAGAAAATAGTTTGGCCTGCAAAGAAGCAGATTATCAATAACAGTATCGTTGTTATCATCGGTATTTTGGTATGCGGCTTGCTCGTTTCGGCTATTGACTTTATATTCACTAAGGGTATCGGTTTTATAATCGGACTTTTTTAA
- a CDS encoding 50S ribosomal protein L10, with product MPSEKVLDQKKAVVASLIEKMQASKSAVLVDYRGITVEDDTKLRAKLRENNVDYFVAKNTLIRRAANELGYSELDPILNGTTAMALCAEDEIAPARVLNEYAKEHENFVFKGGIFEGKVVDAAFIKSIANLPSKTTLIAMTLGGLNAPITKLACVIKAIAEKKEAAEA from the coding sequence ATGCCAAGTGAAAAGGTTTTAGACCAGAAAAAAGCTGTCGTTGCTTCTCTTATAGAGAAAATGCAGGCTTCCAAATCAGCAGTTCTTGTTGATTACAGAGGTATCACTGTTGAGGACGATACAAAGCTTCGTGCAAAGCTCCGTGAAAATAACGTTGATTATTTCGTAGCAAAGAATACTCTTATTCGCCGTGCTGCAAACGAGCTTGGTTACAGCGAGCTTGATCCCATTCTTAACGGTACAACAGCTATGGCTCTTTGCGCGGAGGATGAAATCGCTCCTGCAAGAGTATTGAACGAGTATGCAAAGGAACACGAAAATTTCGTATTCAAAGGCGGTATTTTCGAGGGCAAGGTTGTAGATGCTGCATTTATTAAATCAATAGCAAATCTTCCTTCCAAGACAACTCTTATTGCAATGACATTGGGCGGCTTGAATGCTCCTATTACAAAGCTTGCTTGTGTTATTAAAGCTATCGCAGAGAAAAAAGAAGCTGCTGAAGCTTAA
- a CDS encoding D-lyxose/D-mannose family sugar isomerase produces the protein MKKSLYNEVKEKALEIYKKANIVLTQEEIDNLEIADFGLDDIYKTGLEIVTYVNTDRCCAKELAMLPNQTCPEHIHVPIENIGYIGKEETFRCRFGEVYLYVSGPKEKEPSVQHPEGKYTVFHEIKLLPGQQYTLAPNTLHWFQAGDEGAVVSEFSTSSYDECDVFTDERISRLPTIED, from the coding sequence ATGAAAAAATCACTTTATAACGAGGTTAAAGAAAAGGCACTGGAAATATACAAGAAGGCAAACATTGTGCTGACACAGGAGGAGATAGACAATCTTGAAATAGCAGATTTCGGACTTGATGATATTTACAAAACAGGTCTTGAAATAGTTACTTATGTAAATACCGACAGATGCTGTGCTAAAGAGCTTGCTATGCTTCCCAATCAGACCTGTCCTGAGCACATTCACGTACCGATAGAAAATATCGGATATATAGGCAAGGAAGAGACTTTCAGATGCAGATTCGGTGAAGTATATTTATATGTAAGCGGTCCTAAGGAGAAGGAGCCTTCCGTACAGCATCCCGAAGGAAAATATACAGTTTTCCACGAAATCAAATTATTACCCGGTCAGCAGTACACTCTTGCTCCCAATACATTACACTGGTTCCAGGCAGGAGATGAGGGCGCTGTAGTTTCCGAATTTTCAACCTCAAGCTATGACGAGTGCGACGTATTTACCGACGAAAGAATTTCAAGACTTCCCACAATAGAAGACTAA
- the rplK gene encoding 50S ribosomal protein L11, giving the protein MAQKVTGFIKLQIPAGKATPAPPVGPALGQHGVNIMQFTKEFNERTKNDAGLIIPVVITVYADRSFSFITKTPPAAVLIKKACGIESGSGVPNKTKVAKITREQVNAIATQKMPDLNASSVESAASMIAGTARSMGIEVVD; this is encoded by the coding sequence ATGGCTCAAAAGGTAACAGGCTTTATTAAGCTTCAGATTCCGGCAGGAAAAGCAACCCCTGCTCCCCCCGTCGGCCCCGCATTAGGTCAGCATGGTGTTAACATTATGCAGTTTACAAAGGAATTCAACGAAAGAACAAAAAATGACGCAGGTCTTATAATTCCGGTTGTTATAACCGTTTATGCAGACCGTTCATTTTCCTTTATAACAAAAACTCCGCCTGCAGCAGTTCTTATCAAAAAGGCTTGCGGTATTGAAAGCGGTTCAGGAGTTCCCAACAAGACAAAGGTTGCAAAAATTACACGTGAGCAGGTAAATGCTATCGCTACACAGAAAATGCCCGACCTTAATGCATCCAGCGTTGAATCAGCTGCAAGTATGATTGCAGGTACAGCACGCAGCATGGGTATCGAGGTTGTTGACTAA
- the tsaB gene encoding tRNA (adenosine(37)-N6)-threonylcarbamoyltransferase complex dimerization subunit type 1 TsaB has product MNLLAVECSAVAASCAIFTQGKLTAEFFINNGLTHSQTLIPMIEGAFEMSGQALDSIDAIAISIGPGSFTGVRIGICTVKGLAASRKIPCIPVSTLEGMAYSHLNLKGILCPAMDARCSRVYNALFRCENGKITRLCPDRAITVEDLYKELSEFKEDIYLMGDGAELCYESFEKKLALLLPENVRFQHASGVGLAALEKNYEESIISPDKLLPFYLRGAKIN; this is encoded by the coding sequence ATGAATTTATTGGCTGTTGAATGCTCTGCGGTTGCAGCATCCTGTGCCATATTTACACAGGGTAAGCTGACTGCTGAATTTTTTATAAATAACGGATTGACTCATTCTCAGACGCTTATACCTATGATTGAGGGCGCTTTTGAAATGTCAGGGCAAGCTTTGGACAGTATTGATGCTATTGCAATCAGTATAGGTCCCGGCTCCTTTACAGGCGTCAGAATAGGAATATGCACGGTGAAAGGACTTGCGGCATCAAGAAAAATCCCCTGTATTCCTGTTTCCACTTTAGAAGGAATGGCATATTCCCATCTTAATTTAAAGGGAATACTATGTCCTGCTATGGATGCAAGATGCAGTAGAGTTTATAACGCTCTTTTCAGATGCGAAAACGGCAAAATCACCCGTCTTTGTCCAGATAGGGCAATTACGGTTGAGGATTTATATAAAGAACTTTCCGAATTTAAAGAAGATATATATCTTATGGGGGACGGAGCAGAGCTTTGCTATGAAAGCTTTGAAAAAAAGCTTGCTCTTTTACTTCCCGAAAACGTAAGATTTCAGCACGCATCGGGGGTTGGGCTTGCGGCGCTTGAAAAAAATTACGAAGAAAGTATAATTTCACCCGATAAACTATTGCCTTTTTATTTAAGAGGTGCTAAAATAAATTAG
- a CDS encoding uracil phosphoribosyltransferase: MTHPLVQHKITLLRDKNTGCKQIRELVNEIAMLMCYEATRNLPLEEIEVETPVARTRSKVIGGKKMAVVPVLRAGLGMVDGILSLIPSAKVGHIGLYRDPETLSPVEYYCKLPADIEQREVFIIDPMLATGASASAAIQFVKNHGAKKISLINLFAAPEGIAVIEENHPDVEMYIASLDEKLNDHGYIVPGMGDAGDRLFGTK; encoded by the coding sequence ATGACTCACCCCTTGGTACAGCACAAAATTACTCTTTTGAGAGATAAAAACACAGGCTGTAAACAAATCCGTGAGCTTGTAAACGAAATTGCTATGCTTATGTGTTATGAGGCTACAAGAAATCTTCCTTTGGAAGAAATCGAGGTTGAGACACCTGTAGCAAGAACTCGCTCAAAGGTAATAGGCGGAAAGAAAATGGCAGTTGTTCCTGTTTTGCGTGCAGGCTTAGGTATGGTTGACGGTATTCTTTCTCTTATCCCCAGCGCAAAGGTAGGACATATCGGTCTTTACCGTGACCCCGAAACACTCAGCCCTGTTGAGTATTACTGCAAATTGCCCGCAGATATTGAGCAAAGAGAAGTATTTATTATAGATCCTATGCTTGCAACAGGTGCTTCAGCTTCTGCGGCAATTCAGTTTGTTAAAAATCACGGCGCAAAGAAAATTTCCCTTATCAATCTTTTTGCGGCACCTGAGGGAATTGCAGTTATTGAAGAAAATCATCCCGACGTTGAAATGTATATCGCATCTCTTGATGAAAAGCTCAACGACCACGGATATATCGTTCCCGGAATGGGCGATGCCGGAGACAGACTTTTCGGTACAAAATAA
- a CDS encoding DUF1311 domain-containing protein — MKKIAFIMAIAVLLSFSGCQSKEPGASSEINESDISSQIAEAYDGYLENIYDVYDIIGSDSTFYDAMRYNDIDKKADLILKDLVTTRELEAGAISIYEMWKDELEYSLSEIEKVLSKEKFEKLLTSQRDWEKYVQSTLSCDKDIMTDENGGFASELWFKFPLERAKLYRARTIKIKYLHYLVESEMYDSESQYKSLTFKNKA; from the coding sequence ATGAAAAAGATTGCTTTTATTATGGCAATAGCTGTTTTGTTGAGCTTTTCTGGGTGTCAGAGCAAAGAGCCGGGTGCTTCATCTGAGATAAATGAAAGTGATATATCTTCGCAGATTGCGGAAGCATATGACGGATATTTAGAAAACATATATGATGTCTACGATATTATTGGTTCGGACAGTACTTTTTATGATGCTATGCGGTATAATGATATAGATAAAAAGGCGGATTTGATTTTAAAAGACTTAGTTACAACAAGAGAATTAGAAGCAGGCGCTATATCAATTTATGAAATGTGGAAGGATGAGCTTGAATATTCTCTTAGCGAAATTGAAAAGGTCTTATCAAAAGAAAAATTCGAAAAACTTTTGACATCGCAAAGGGATTGGGAAAAATATGTTCAAAGCACCCTTTCCTGCGATAAAGATATTATGACAGATGAAAACGGCGGTTTTGCATCAGAGCTGTGGTTTAAGTTTCCGCTTGAAAGAGCAAAATTATATCGTGCAAGAACAATAAAAATCAAGTATTTGCATTACCTTGTTGAATCGGAAATGTATGATTCCGAAAGCCAATATAAATCTCTTACTTTTAAAAACAAGGCATAA
- the rpmG gene encoding 50S ribosomal protein L33 produces MRVKITLACTECKQRNYDTIKNKKNDPDRLEMNKYCRFCRKHTLHRETK; encoded by the coding sequence ATGAGAGTAAAAATTACTTTAGCGTGCACAGAGTGCAAGCAGCGCAATTACGACACAATTAAGAACAAGAAAAACGATCCTGACAGACTTGAGATGAACAAGTATTGCAGATTTTGTCGTAAGCACACTCTTCACAGAGAAACAAAATAA